In the Leguminivora glycinivorella isolate SPB_JAAS2020 chromosome 14, LegGlyc_1.1, whole genome shotgun sequence genome, one interval contains:
- the LOC125233411 gene encoding uncharacterized protein LOC125233411: MWLLSLTAFAVFSAASGAGAGAARLVCYVDGARTEGFSECTHLVYHGDARGDKLDSLLKEYRKNNPRLKIVLRVAEVDKDLRSALKSKHVQGLEIHEAHRSLNKTTVLETVEAARKVLNGAGGGPLFLALPSHPELLAKYYDLRMLVKKVDLMMVQTHDLGVMKKMTYHPSRLSGMWDMMNTDSVVDLVIGLGVPASKIVISLPASARQFTLANETLSTPGSPAVDDQPKEIDQAELCRQLQKGRWTLERDQDLSAPYAFKNTTWMSFEDSSSVDVKGKYARVRGLAGLALHKADKDLETPCGPTLKASLAKVLNQQSRAPRAAVLRSLEHEILSAPAHARALDALQVSPYRITQIVDSDGVIHSIREDTRTEFSCSRQGYFVHPRSCARFYRCVKFDQLSPDYTVFEFDCPAGLAFDSRYEVCVWPGSLPHSQACPGSSEIAPVPHTRFVCPEHEGYYADPENCRWFFACLDHGKAPLSAYEFRCPFGLGFDADKLKCDWPWLVPACGNIARYEAEAFGYSGAVLTGAAGFHGQTADAVNVAAHNSLVSGAALDNLVGIQGGFLSQQDALDANFIASQEFNGASGSNDLAYQVNGAAHGQGLVQATKYNDQGKYTSGSLILDDYRLPTKSEAQKIHGHQVNILAGAADYSSAQSNGYSSFSSGHNSQYQSSDYSDNSGAYVHDPSGDYAEPYKHVGSPVVPYVHDGSAYKQSSDYYDYGRYSASSGADSSGQYVHNSGSYVDDSSNYKGSYNSGSYSDLGKYQAGIYKESSLNANGYKSDSGSYSADYSGSYTHDDSGKYVAGVYRADGHIGGYNGAGSNGNALNSQVYHGSYSTANSGNYISDSKAYTGGSHTLAAGSVNVGLVGKTTLVDSGYTDQFNYDASKASNAQSFGHNIVHDNQHTGHVSYVSQPAVSINHVGTDSHNLDGYSYVTTPTSSGIPTTATPYAITTAIPTVAYKTTFVPEAPKTSVEQIFGITHPAVTYVQPTVVPVKQYVSSTPKVVVTDYNQAADYHQYENKDYSGYQTSSVKSESSGYDYSKPAIKFEDGITYSTPAPISVSTYKPQGFSHSQQTLHKVESVGYDYSNASPVTEEPFKKVVAYTTGPSVSTYAEPTPATYTPQSFSHQTIHKVESAKVYSPAVEVGSGYNYVQSGVTYEQPKTVVTYTTPQPALEVQPVVATYAPQGFSHQTLHNVDASQVNTYSQESSGYHYEKPAVSFEETAKAVVQHVTPAPEIVSTYAPQSYSHQTIHKVENSKSYAQSGESGYDYTNHGVSYEQPQTVVEYTTAQPAIAVSTYQPQGFSHQTLHKVNAGRVNTYSEQNSGYSYEKPAVTLEETAKTLVQHVTPVPAIASTYTPQSYSHQTIHKIENSKSYANHKKMVTTTPATASVTNNHKP, translated from the exons GACCTCCGTTCAGCGCTCAAGTCCAAACATGTCCAAGGTCTGGAGATCCACGAAGCACACCGCTCCCTCAACAAGACCACGGTCCTGGAGACCGTGGAAGCCGCCAGGAAAGTCCTGAACGGCGCCGGTGGAGGCCCACTGTTTCTCGCATTGCCTTCGCACCCTGAGCTCCTTGCGAAGTACTATGACTTGAGGATGTTAGTCAAGAAGGTGGATCTGATGATGGTGCAGACGCATGATCTGGGGGTGATGAAGAAGATGACGTATCATCCTAGCCGGCTGAGTGGAATGTGGGATATGATGAACAcg GACTCCGTCGTGGACCTAGTCATCGGTCTCGGCGTTCCAGCCTCCAAGATCGTGATCAGCCTTCCAGCAAGCGCCCGCCAGTTCACCCTGGCGAATGAGACCCTCAGTACTCCGGGCAGCCCAGCTGTGGACGACCAGCCTAAGGAGATAGATCAAGCTGAGCTGTGTAGACAGCTCCAGAAAGGACGGTGGACTTTGGAGAGAGATCAGGATTTATCAGCGCCTTATGCTTTCAA GAACACAACGTGGATGTCCTTCGAAGACTCCTCATCAGTGGACGTGAAGGGCAAGTACGCCCGCGTCCGGGGCCTAGCCGGTCTGGCGCTGCACAAAGCTGACAAGGACCTGGAGACTCCATGTGGTCCCACGCTCAAGGCTTCCCTAGCCAAGGTCTTGAATCAACAGAGCAGAGCACCTAGGGCCGCTGTTCTAAG GTCCCTGGAGCACGAGATCCTCTCCGCCCCAGCGCACGCGCGGGCGCTCGACGCGCTGCAAGTCTCTCCCTACAGGATCACGCAGATCGTGGACTCTGATGGCGTCATCCACTCGATCCGTGAG GACACCCGCACGGAGTTCTCCTGCTCCCGCCAGGGTTACTTCGTGCACCCTCGTTCCTGCGCGCGTTTCTACCGCTGCGTCAAGTTCGACCAGCTCTCGCCTGACTACACG GTATTCGAGTTCGATTGCCCAGCCGGCCTAGCCTTCGACTCGCGTTACGAAGTGTGCGTGTGGCCCGGCAGCCTGCCGCACTCGCAAGCCTGCCCCGGCTCCTCCGAGATCGCGCCCGTGCCCCACACGAGATTCGTGTGCCCTGAACATGAAG GTTACTACGCGGACCCCGAGAACTGCCGCTGGTTCTTCGCCTGCCTGGACCACGGCAAGGCGCCGCTGTCCGCCTACGAGTTCCGCTGCCCCTTCGGGCTCGGCTTCGACGCCGACAAGCTCAAGTGCGACTGGCCCTGGCTCGTGCCCGCCTGTGGCAACATCGCCAGATACGAGGCCGAGGCCTTCGGGTACTCTGGAGCTGTTCTTACTG GAGCCGCTGGTTTCCATGGCCAAACCGCCGACGCCGTGAACGTCGCAGCGCACAACAGCCTGGTCTCCGGCGCTGCCCTCGACAACCTCGTCGGCATCCAGGGCGGCTTCCTCTCCCAACAAGACGCGCTCGACGCTAACTTCATTGCGTCCCAGGAGTTTAACGGAGCTTCTGGCTCCAACGACCTCGCTTACCAAGTCAACGGTGCCGCGCATGGCCAAGGCCTCGTTCAGGCGACTAAATATAATGACCAAGGAAAGTACACTAGTGGATCGCTAATATTGGATGATTATAGACTCCCGACTAAATCTGAGGCTCAAAAGATCCATGGACATCAGGTCAATATTCTCGCTGGCGCTGCCGATTATTCTTCAGCGCAATCTAATGGCTACTCTTCGTTCTCCTCGGGGCATAACTCTCAATATCAATCGAGCGATTACTCCGACAATTCTGGAGCGTACGTACATGACCCTTCAGGTGACTACGCTGAGCCCTACAAGCATGTAGGTTCTCCGGTTGTCCCATACGTCCATGATGGTTCTGCTTACAAACAGTCCAGTGACTACTACGATTACGGAAGGTACTCGGCATCTTCTGGAGCTGATAGCAGCGGACAATATGTTCACAACTCTGGTTCTTATGTTGACGACTCATCGAACTACAAAGGATCATACAATTCTGGATCCTACAGCGACTTAGGAAAATACCAAGCTGGTATCTACAAGGAGTCTTCTCTTAACGCTAACGGATATAAAAGTGACAGTGGATCGTACAGCGCGGATTATTCCGGTTCGTACACACATGACGACTCTGGTAAATACGTGGCTGGTGTATACAGGGCTGACGGCCATATTGGAGGCTATAATGGAGCGGGATCGAATGGCAATGCTCTGAACAGCCAAGTGTACCATGGAAGCTACAGTACCGCTAACAGTGGGAACTATATCAGCGACTCTAAGGCCTATACCGGTGGGTCACACACTCTGGCAGCTGGTTCAGTTAATGTCGGCTTGGTTGGCAAGACTACTTTAGTTGATTCTGGATATACTGACCAGTTCAACTATGACGCCTCTAAAGCATCTAACGCTCAATCGTTTGGACATAACATTGTCCATGACAACCAACATACAGGCCACGTCTCATATGTTTCCCAACCGGCAGTTTCTATTAATCACGTCGGGACAGACTCCCACAACTTGGATGGTTACAGCTACGTCACTACTCCCACTTCATCTGGCATTCCCACCACTGCTACCCCATACGCTATTACTACGGCAATACCGACAGTAGCATACAAAACTACCTTCGTGCCTGAAGCACCTAAGACTAGCGTCGAACAAATCTTCGGTATTACTCATCCTGCCGTTACGTATGTTCAACCAACAGTGGTGCCTGTAAAACAGTACGTCAGTAGCACACCAAAAGTGGTTGTCACTGACTACAATCAAGCAGCTGACTATCATCAATATGAAAACAAGGACTATTCCGGCTACCAAACCTCATCAGTGAAAAGTGAATCTTCTGGATACGACTACTCCAAACCAGCCATCAAGTTTGAAGACGGAATAACTTACTCTACTCCGGCACCGATATCTGTGTCCACATACAAACCCCAAGGATTTAGCCACAGCCAGCAAACTCTACATAAGGTAGAATCCGTGGGTTATGATTACTCCAATGCTTCACCAGTGACAGAAGAGCCGTTCAAGAAGGTTGTAGCTTACACTACTGGTCCCAGCGTCAGTACATACGCTGAGCCCACTCCGGCAACGTACACTCCTCAGTCATTCAGTCATCAAACTATCCATAAAGTAGAAAGCGCCAAAGTATACAGTCCGGCTGTGGAGGTCGGATCTGGTTACAACTACGTCCAATCAGGAGTAACCTACGAGCAACCAAAGACCGTAGTTACGTACACTACACCCCAGCCGGCTTTGGAAGTTCAACCTGTTGTCGCTACTTATGCGCCGCAAGGTTTCAGCCATCAGACGCTACATAATGTAGATGCCAGTCAAGTCAACACCTACTCTCAGGAAAGTTCTGGATACCATTACGAGAAGCCCGCTGTTAGTTTTGAAGAAACCGCAAAGGCTGTGGTCCAGCACGTTACGCCTGCTCCAGAAATTGTTTCTACTTACGCTCCACAGTCATATAGTCATCAAACAATTCATAAAGTTGAGAACAGCAAATCTTATGCTCAGTCAGGAGAAAGTGGGTACGACTACACCAATCACGGCGTTAGTTATGAACAACCACAAACTGTAGTTGAGTACACGACTGCCCAACCTGCCATCGCTGTCTCTACATACCAACCACAAGGATTTAGTCATCAAACTCTACATAAAGTAAATGCCGGCCGTGTGAACACATATTCTGAACAAAACTCTGGATATAGTTATGAAAAACCCGCCGTTACACTTGAAGAAACTGCGAAGACTCTTGTTCAACATGTCACACCGGTTCCAGCAATCGCTTCCACCTATACTCCTCAGTCGTATAGCCATCAAACAATTCACAAAATCGAAAACAGCAAGTCGTATGCCAATCACAAGAAAATGGTTACGACTACACCAGCCACGGCGTCAGTTACGAACAACCACAAACCGTAG